The genome window GGCATCGCTCGGCCGCGAGACGTTCTATCCGAGGCAGGTCTATATGGACGCCGTCGTCATGCTGGCGGTGTTTGCCATTCTGGCGAGCCTTGCGCTGCTGGTGCCCTTTCCCTTGACCGACAAGGCGAATCCTTCCGACACCAGTTTCGTGCCGGTGCCGGAATGGTATTTTCTCTTCTATTACGAATTACTGAAATACGTGCATGGACCGTTGGAGCCGCTCGCGACCTGGGTCTTGCCGATGGTCGTGATCCTCGGCCTGTTCTTTTGGCCCTTCATCGACAGGAATCCGGTGCGCAATCCGATCAAGCGGCCTGCCGCACTGGTCTCTGGGCTGCTGTTTCTTCTCGTGGTCTTTTCGTTACTGGGCCTCTCGATCAAGAATCTCTATGCCGTGCCGCGCGTAGATCCGGCTCTCGCCAGGGGGCAGGCGCTCTATCAGCAATTCGGCTGCATCGGCTGTCATCGCATTCACGGTGAAGGCGGGGCCGTGGGGCCTGACCTGTCCTACATCGGCGACACGAGGCCTGACCGTGAATGGCATCTGAAACATTTTCGAGATCCTCAATCGGTATCGCCTGGGTCGTTCATGCCGAAGTTTCCGCTAGATGAGAAGCAACTCAACGATCTGGCGAGCTACATGCTGAGCCTTAAGCGAACCCCATCCTAAATGTTTGGGTGAGAGGCGCAGGGCCAGAGGTTAGGGGGCCAGGAGGAATGTTTTTCTCTTGTCTCGTCCCCCTTGCCACGTGCCTAGCCCCTGTGGCGTCCGGCAACAAGTCTGGAGTCGGCCCTGTGGCTTTTCGCTCCAGTAGAAATTGGTTCTGATGTCTAATCGATTGATTTAATGGTAAAAGCAGCAGGCACATTGTCGGCGCTAGTGGCACGGTCTTGGCACAGGGGAGAGATATTATGATGTGGCTGTTGTCGATGGTTCTCGGGATGACCATGCTCGTGAGCTGTGCCGGCGAGACGGCTCGGGTTCAGACCGAGGAGTTTCACGGGGCAGACCGAACCGAGAGTGCCGCAATCGAGTTCGCTCCGCCCTCTCCGGAGACCATTCCAGGCAGCCAACTCGGTGAACAGATCAGGCTTGGGTATGAGATTATTGTCCATACGCAGGAATATGGCCGGCCTTATGTTGGCAACCGTCTCAATTGCACCAACTGTCACCTCGATGGCGGACTCAACCCAAATGCAGCGTCATTTGTCGGCCTTACGTCAGTCTATCCCCTCTACCGCCCCCGCAACGCGAAGGTGAATACGCTCGCCGATCGCGTCAACGAATGCTTTGAACGAAGCCTCAATGGGCGAGCCCTTCCGCCGGACAGTTCCAAGATGCAGGCCATCGTGGCCTATATAACCTGGCTTTCTGAGGGAGTACCGCAAGGGGCGACCATTCCCTGGAGGGGTCTCCAGCATATTGACTCACGGCGGGCACTCGATCCAGCCAACGGGAAGAAGATATTTGCGAACAAATGTGCCTTCTGTCACGGCTCCGATGGCCTGGGAACGATGTCGGGGCCGCCGGTTTGGGGACCGAAGTCTTACAACATTGCCGCAGGTATGGCACGGGTGAGCGTTGCCGCCGCCTTCATCAAATCGAACATGCCGCGTACGCAGGGGTGGACCCTGTCGGACGACGATGCCTACGACGTCGCCGCGTTTATCAACGCGCAACCGCGGCCGGATTTTCCCGACAAAGTGCATGATTGGCCGAAGGGTGGTAAGCCTGCCGATTCGCCGTATTAGCGTATGAGATGTAAAGCGTCTCTCGCGAACGACGAGAGACGAGATACGAACGACGTAGGAGAGGGCGACATGAAACTCACAGCCGCATACCATGGCGGGACGCGCTACGACATCACGAGCGGCACACATCGCATTGTCACGGATCAACCGGCAGACGACGGAGGGCAGGATGCCGGGATGAGTCCGGTCGAACTGTTTGTTGGCTCGGTGGCCAGTTGCGTCGGGTATTTTGTCGGGCAGTTTTGCGCGCGCCACGATATCCCTCGGGACGGACTGAGGGTCGATGCCGAGTGGACGATGGCCGAAGGCCCGCATCGAGTCGGCGCCATCGCCCTGGCGATCCATCTTCCTCATCGCCTGCCGCCGGAGCTCAAAGAACGTTTGTTGAAAGTCGCGCATGGCTGCACCGTCCATCAGTCGCTGACGGTTGTGCCGAACGTGGCGATTACGCTGAATCCTCACAGCCATGTCGGGAACAATCCAACAGGAGGAACGATCACCCCATGACCATCTCGCGGCGTGTATTACTCGAACGGCTGCTGCAAGGGCTCGGAGTTGCGGCAATCGTCAATCAGCATGTTTCCGTTGCGCAGGCAGCCGGGGAAGAGTTGACCCGGAACGAGTCGGGGCCGTTGACGGTCCGGGTGACCAGGCCCTTCGATGCCGAAACGCCGGTGCACGAATTCAAACCGTTCCTGACACCCAACCATCGCTTCTTCGTGCGGAGTCATTTCGGCCCACCACAGCCTGAGGCCATCTCTGAGGCCAATTGGAGACTTCGCGTCGGTGGCCTGGTTGAACGATCGCAGGAATTTACGCTGAAAGACCTGCGTCAGATGGACGCCGTGACCATTACCGCTGTGGTCCAATGCAGCGGCAACGGTCGGGCATTTCACCGGCCCAAGGTCCCTGGCGTCCAATGGGAACGGGGTGCGGTCGGGAACGCAGAATGGACTGGGGTGCGGCTGCGGGATCTCTTGGCGAAGGCCGGGGTTCAAGCCGGGGCTCGTCACGTGCAGCTCCAAGGAGCGGATCGGCCTGTCGTGGCCTCGGTGCCCTTGTTTACTAGGAGTATTCCTCTGGAGAAAGCCCTCCATCCAGATACGATTCTCGCCTATGAAATGAACGGGCGTCCCTTGCCGCTCTTGCATGGCGCGCCATTACGAGTGATCACGCCGGGCTGGATGGCGGACTCCTGCATGAAGTGGCTGACGGAGATCACGGTGCAGGCGGAGGAGTCGAAGGGCTACTACATGCAGGTGGCCTATCGCGTGCCGACGCAGCCTGTGGAGTCCGGGACGACCCCGAACGTTCCCTCGACCCCCGTGGAAGCGATGGTGGTGAAGTCGCTCATCGCCGCGCCGCAAGAGGGTGAGACCGTGAAGTCCGGTCCCGTCACCATTCAAGGCATGGCGTGGAGTGGGGAGGCGAAGGTCGTGAAGGTCGAGGTGTCTTTTGACGAGGGGAAGACGTGGGAGTCGGCGAGGCTGGTAGGGGAAGATCATCCCTACGCGTGGAGACAGTGGCAGTTGGTCTGGAAGGCGAAGACGGCAGGCACGTTCACGATTCTCTGCCGTGCGACTGACGCCCGTGGGGAGCAGCAGCCGGCCACGACTCCCTGGAATCCGAGCGGATTTTTATGGAATGGGTGGGATCGTGTATCGGTGACGGTGACGGTATGAGTGTGAAACGTGAGACGGTAGGCGTGAGGCGAGAGAAGGGGCTGGCCATCGGCTTGCTTTTCTTCGGTGGTCTTCTGGTCCTTGCGATGACAACAGCGGCGCAGGAGGACGATTTGGCCATGGTGAGTGTTGCGCTGGCACCCCGTGCAGAGGGATTGATCATCGCGCGTTGTTCCGTCTGCCACAGTCCTGATCTCGTTGCCCAGCAGCGGTTGCCTCGCGCACGATGGGAAGCCACGGTCGAGAAAATGAAACATTGGGGCGCGGAGGTCTCCGACGACGAGGCGGATCTGCTCGTGCGGTATCTGTCGGCGCGGTATCACCCTGGTGCGCCGGATCGCCTGCCGCCGCTCGATAGCGACGTGAGGAAGGCTGAGCCGCTCACGCAGGACTCGGTGGCCGAAGGTCCGGTGACGGGAGTCGCCACCAGGGGCACCGGCATCTTTGAACATAATTGCCAGGCCTGTCATGGGACCGGCGCCACGGGCGGGATGGGCCCGAAGCTGGCAAAGAATCCGATTCTGAAACACGAGGACCTGTTTTGGGAGACGGTTCTGCATGGACGGGGGCCGATGCCGGCCTGGGGTTCGGTGCTGAGTCATCAAGAGATTGCCGATGTGCATGCATGGTTGTTGTCGAAGTAACGGTGAGAGGACCTCACCCCAGATGAAAGGAGCGGTCATGAATCTGCGGAAAGGGATTGTCATTGGCGGTGCGCTGTTGGCGTTGGTGGGACTGATGTCCACACCGCGGTTGCTCTTCGGGAGCGACCAGCCCCGCGCGAAGGAACTGATCCAGCAGGCCTGTGTCCAATGCCATCGCCTTGAAGGGCAAGCCGAGTCGCGATTCAACCTGCGTGCACCGGATCTTATTTGGGCCGGGAGCAAGTATAACCGCGCATGGCTGATTCGATGGCTCACAGGGAAAGAAGCGCCGCTCTATGTGAAAGGCTATCGCTGGGATCTCAGTGAAGGGGCGATGAAGCATCCGGTGGTCACCGAGACCGAGGCGAATGCGATTGCCGACTATTTCGACAAGAACAACAAAGATCCGCGGGTGAAAGTCGGGGCGTTCGATGTGTCAAAAGTCTCCAAGTATGAGGTGGCGTTCGGCGGCATGGCCTATAAGGCGCACGCCTGTCTCGGCTGTCATACGATCGAGGAAAACGGAAAACTCATCGGCGGGCAGCAAAGCATCGCGTTGGAGAAAGCCGGTCAGCGGTACAACATGGACTGGCTGTTCCGCTTCGGTCAGAACCCGCAAGATTTCATCATCCACACGGGCGAATTTGTGGCGGATGCTACGGAGCCGCAATTGCGCGCGGTGATCGGGTTCCTGGCAGCACAAGGCGTGCCGGACTTCAAATACTATGAGCCCTGGACGGCTCCGGAGTTCGGGAAGGCCAGTGCCGGGCGCGGAAAAGTGATTTACAAAGAGTACTGCATGCAGTGCCACGGGGCTGCCGGAAAAGGGGATGGACCGGCTGCGGCCACGATCGAACCGAAGCCGGCGATCCATGCCAACATCAACTTCAGCGAGGTGCCGACAGAATATCTCTACAATATGATCAATCATGGCGGCGCGGCGATGGGCAAGTCAGCCAATATGCCCTACTGGGGGCTGACCATCGGGCAGCAGGGCGTGGCTGACGTGATGGCCTATCTCAAAGCGAACTTCAAGGGCCCGAAGTAGGAAACACGTGTGAAGCGTCGTTCGTATCGCGCGGAGTGTGAATAACGCCCGCGAGGTACGAACGAGGAACGACCAAGGACG of Nitrospirota bacterium contains these proteins:
- a CDS encoding cytochrome b N-terminal domain-containing protein, yielding MRIYEWFDRRLNLTSVERTLLDEPIPGGASWIYVFGSATLFLFLLQAITGMFLAIYYAPTPDHAYDSIQFIEEQVAFGAFVRGLHHWGASGMVVAIGLHMLQTFLYGAYKSPREVMWMVGVVLFLIVMAFAFTGYLLPWDQTAYWATQIGLNMVGTVPLVGEFLMKVMRGGELLGALTLSRFFAVHVLFLPAILVTMIAAHLFILRRVGPAGPWTDERASLGRETFYPRQVYMDAVVMLAVFAILASLALLVPFPLTDKANPSDTSFVPVPEWYFLFYYELLKYVHGPLEPLATWVLPMVVILGLFFWPFIDRNPVRNPIKRPAALVSGLLFLLVVFSLLGLSIKNLYAVPRVDPALARGQALYQQFGCIGCHRIHGEGGAVGPDLSYIGDTRPDREWHLKHFRDPQSVSPGSFMPKFPLDEKQLNDLASYMLSLKRTPS
- a CDS encoding c-type cytochrome, whose product is MMWLLSMVLGMTMLVSCAGETARVQTEEFHGADRTESAAIEFAPPSPETIPGSQLGEQIRLGYEIIVHTQEYGRPYVGNRLNCTNCHLDGGLNPNAASFVGLTSVYPLYRPRNAKVNTLADRVNECFERSLNGRALPPDSSKMQAIVAYITWLSEGVPQGATIPWRGLQHIDSRRALDPANGKKIFANKCAFCHGSDGLGTMSGPPVWGPKSYNIAAGMARVSVAAAFIKSNMPRTQGWTLSDDDAYDVAAFINAQPRPDFPDKVHDWPKGGKPADSPY
- a CDS encoding OsmC family protein — translated: MKLTAAYHGGTRYDITSGTHRIVTDQPADDGGQDAGMSPVELFVGSVASCVGYFVGQFCARHDIPRDGLRVDAEWTMAEGPHRVGAIALAIHLPHRLPPELKERLLKVAHGCTVHQSLTVVPNVAITLNPHSHVGNNPTGGTITP
- a CDS encoding sulfite oxidase translates to MTISRRVLLERLLQGLGVAAIVNQHVSVAQAAGEELTRNESGPLTVRVTRPFDAETPVHEFKPFLTPNHRFFVRSHFGPPQPEAISEANWRLRVGGLVERSQEFTLKDLRQMDAVTITAVVQCSGNGRAFHRPKVPGVQWERGAVGNAEWTGVRLRDLLAKAGVQAGARHVQLQGADRPVVASVPLFTRSIPLEKALHPDTILAYEMNGRPLPLLHGAPLRVITPGWMADSCMKWLTEITVQAEESKGYYMQVAYRVPTQPVESGTTPNVPSTPVEAMVVKSLIAAPQEGETVKSGPVTIQGMAWSGEAKVVKVEVSFDEGKTWESARLVGEDHPYAWRQWQLVWKAKTAGTFTILCRATDARGEQQPATTPWNPSGFLWNGWDRVSVTVTV
- a CDS encoding c-type cytochrome, which encodes MSVKRETVGVRREKGLAIGLLFFGGLLVLAMTTAAQEDDLAMVSVALAPRAEGLIIARCSVCHSPDLVAQQRLPRARWEATVEKMKHWGAEVSDDEADLLVRYLSARYHPGAPDRLPPLDSDVRKAEPLTQDSVAEGPVTGVATRGTGIFEHNCQACHGTGATGGMGPKLAKNPILKHEDLFWETVLHGRGPMPAWGSVLSHQEIADVHAWLLSK
- a CDS encoding c-type cytochrome, giving the protein MNLRKGIVIGGALLALVGLMSTPRLLFGSDQPRAKELIQQACVQCHRLEGQAESRFNLRAPDLIWAGSKYNRAWLIRWLTGKEAPLYVKGYRWDLSEGAMKHPVVTETEANAIADYFDKNNKDPRVKVGAFDVSKVSKYEVAFGGMAYKAHACLGCHTIEENGKLIGGQQSIALEKAGQRYNMDWLFRFGQNPQDFIIHTGEFVADATEPQLRAVIGFLAAQGVPDFKYYEPWTAPEFGKASAGRGKVIYKEYCMQCHGAAGKGDGPAAATIEPKPAIHANINFSEVPTEYLYNMINHGGAAMGKSANMPYWGLTIGQQGVADVMAYLKANFKGPK